A window of the Deltaproteobacteria bacterium HGW-Deltaproteobacteria-18 genome harbors these coding sequences:
- a CDS encoding electron transport complex subunit RsxE, producing the protein MASLMKEFTKGLWNELPPFRLVLGLCPVLAVTTTANNGLGMGAAVIFVLSLSNVIISLVRNIIPKKVRIVCFIAIAASLVVTVEMLMQAFAYPLYQQLGIFVPLIVVNCIILGRAEAFAAKNPPLLALADGLGMGIGFTLSLTFLGSLREIFGSGTLFGMSLFGPDFQPFTFMVQAPGAFVCLGLILAGMNHLNVWQAKRKGVELDPNFDAGCSGCAACKGLEKIVNQKKLERLEAAKG; encoded by the coding sequence ATGGCCAGTTTGATGAAAGAATTCACCAAAGGACTCTGGAATGAACTTCCACCGTTCCGCCTGGTGCTGGGCCTCTGTCCTGTCCTTGCAGTGACGACCACTGCCAATAACGGGTTGGGCATGGGGGCTGCGGTTATTTTTGTCCTTTCGCTTTCAAACGTCATCATTTCGCTTGTGCGAAATATTATTCCTAAGAAAGTCCGCATTGTTTGCTTCATTGCCATCGCGGCATCTCTGGTCGTCACTGTTGAAATGCTTATGCAGGCATTCGCCTATCCGCTTTATCAGCAGTTGGGCATCTTTGTTCCTCTTATTGTCGTAAACTGCATCATTCTCGGTCGCGCCGAGGCTTTTGCAGCAAAAAATCCTCCTCTCCTCGCTTTGGCTGACGGGCTTGGCATGGGGATTGGCTTCACGCTGTCACTCACTTTTCTTGGTAGTCTTCGTGAAATTTTCGGTTCGGGCACATTGTTCGGCATGTCGCTTTTCGGACCGGATTTTCAGCCCTTCACGTTCATGGTTCAAGCTCCGGGCGCTTTCGTTTGCCTCGGGCTGATTCTGGCCGGAATGAATCATCTCAATGTTTGGCAGGCCAAGCGCAAAGGCGTTGAACTGGATCCCAATTTTGATGCTGGTTGTTCCGGGTGCGCTGCCTGCAAGGGCCTGGAAAAAATCGTCAACCAAAAAAAGCTGGAACGGCTTGAAGCAGCCAAGGGCTAA
- a CDS encoding electron transporter RnfG, whose product MMEIVRMVVVLSAITGLAGFVLSGLKVWTTPIIEEQVLTNVQGPALREIFLQGDNDPIADRKKLPMPGNENETIIVFPSLKGGKLQAVAMEAAGKGYGGDVNVIVGFDVAADNLVGISVTTHKETPGLGSRIQEPAFTKQFKAKDPAKAMLKKDGGDIDAISGATFSSIGAADAVKQAASWYAALKDTIKTTW is encoded by the coding sequence ATGATGGAAATTGTACGAATGGTGGTTGTGCTTTCCGCCATCACCGGTCTTGCGGGTTTCGTCCTGTCCGGGCTCAAGGTCTGGACTACTCCCATCATCGAGGAACAGGTTCTGACCAATGTCCAGGGCCCGGCTTTGAGGGAGATTTTCTTGCAGGGCGACAATGATCCCATTGCCGATCGCAAGAAATTGCCCATGCCGGGGAATGAAAACGAAACCATTATCGTCTTCCCCTCCCTGAAGGGTGGCAAATTACAGGCCGTTGCCATGGAAGCGGCCGGGAAAGGTTATGGCGGCGACGTGAACGTGATCGTTGGATTTGACGTTGCAGCGGATAATCTCGTCGGGATCAGCGTGACAACCCATAAGGAAACGCCGGGGCTTGGTTCGCGTATTCAGGAGCCAGCCTTTACAAAGCAGTTCAAGGCCAAGGATCCCGCAAAAGCCATGCTGAAAAAGGATGGTGGCGATATTGATGCTATTTCCGGCGCGACGTTTTCATCCATTGGCGCCGCTGACGCGGTGAAGCAGGCTGCAAGTTGGTATGCAGCCCTCAAGGATACGATCAAGACCACCTGGTAA